A genomic region of Fusarium oxysporum Fo47 chromosome VI, complete sequence contains the following coding sequences:
- a CDS encoding uncharacterized protein (of unknown function-domain containing protein) → MHSLAIVSAFFAMASAHGVVLSVEGANGVTMPGLSIADGTPRDCSSNRCGSQADTSIIRDREIRSGEASALGRTQGNGPVDASVMISNFLGSGNANNVPTNNGTESATGVEDDLSNLPKGNNQGNNNNRQRRQLGNFLGGLFGGGRGGGGEKTETAEETSVAATAGEGASKGLPTASDNGEVTMTYRQINQDGAGPMTAEIDATSGGTDPDAFQTAEVTQDVPGIGIQGLSLATNTDFPLKVQMPQGMTCEGSVGGANNVCIVRVRNGAAAGPFGGSGAFTQSAASRKRAIAFRLKKRMEIVRY, encoded by the exons ATGCATTCCCTTGCTATTGTCTCCGCCTTCTTCGCCATGGCTTCTGCTCATGGAGTCGTTCTCTCTGTTGAGGGAGCTAATGGAGTTACCATGCCTGGTCTTAGCA TTGCTGACGGAACTCCTCGTGATTGCTCAAGCAACCGATGCGGTTCTCAAGCCGACACCTCCATCATTCGCGATCGTGAGATCCGCAGTGGAGAAGCCAGCGCTCTGGGCAGGACCCAGGGTAACGGACCTGTTGACGCCTCCGTCATGATCTCCAACTTTTTGGGCAGCGGAAACGCTAATAACGTCCCTACCAACAACGGCACTGAAAGTGCTACTGGTGTCGAGGACGACTTGTCCAACTTGCCCAAGGGTAACAACCAGggcaacaacaacaaccgaCAGAGGCGTCAGTTGGGTAACTTCTTGGGTGGACTCTTTGGCGGTGGCCGCGGAGGCGGTGGTGAGAAGACCGAGACAGCCGAGGAGACTAGCGTTGCTGCTACGGCTGGAGAGGGAGCCAGCAAGGGCTTGCCGACGGCTTCTGATAACGGAGAGGTTACCATGACTTATAGACAG ATCAACCAAGACGGTGCCGGTCCAATGACAGCTGAAATTGACGCTACATCCGGTGGCACTGACCCCGATGCCTTCCAAACCGCAGAGGTGACCCAGGATGTTCCTGGAATCGGCATCCAGGGTCTCTCTCTCGCTACCAACACCGATTTCCCTCTCAAGGTCCAGATGCCCCAGGGAATGACCTGCGAAGGCTCTGTCGGAGGCGCCAACAACGTCTGCATCGTTCGTGTTCGCAACggcgctgctgctggtcCTTTCGGTGGCTCTGGTGCTTTCACCCAGTCTGCTGCTTCCCGAAAGCGTGCTATTGCTTTCCGTCTCAAGAAGCGCATGGAGATCGTCCGCTACTAA
- a CDS encoding and other transporter-domain-containing protein, translating into MDDKDISPGHGGSSYDDKTVTPPPEKGGAEILEHASQGRRHSVALNIVQNPLQSKTKDQVVADARAFAESNGMSEHVDLFGRAALIARDPDNFESHDLLDDERAALIYERDHKWHGSKMLWYSIGLCAVGAATQGWDQTGANGANLSFPKEFGIDGKGRDEWIVGIINSIIFLTAGLIGAFIVDPLNHYFGRRGEIFITACCLVATPIASGFAKNWQELFAIRFIMGIGIGAKNATVPIYSAEMAPARIRGALVMFWQLWVVIGIFLGFCANVIVKDIGDIAWRLELGSAFIPAFLLAVGIYFCPESPRWLMKHGRIADGFVSMSKLRAHPIIGARDYYYSYIIYHEELRENAGAGYFARLWDCFAVPRIRRANYGASTVMLAQQMCGINIISFYSSSIFREAGYSHDEALYASLGYGAIQVVFTIPTLFLIDTKGRRFLTLATFPFMCIFLLAGGLSLLNNSDNRAANIGPVVLFVYLFTIAYCLGEGPVAFQYSAEVFPTIQREQGMAWAVCINNTFAGVLGLTFPRMKTVMTPTGAFGFYAGLNLIAWGMIFCFVRETKQMTLEELDQVFSVPTKSFLSHETKVWLPYIFKRYVLRKDIPRPPPIIEKGEKTLA; encoded by the exons ATGGATGACAAGGATATTTCACCTGGCCACGGTGGCTCGTCTTATGATGACAAGACCGTTACGCCTCCGCCTGAGAAGGGAGGTGCTGAGATTCTAGAGCATGCTTCTCAGGGTCGTCGCCACTCCGTCGCTCTCAACATTGTTCAGAACCCTCTCCAG AGCAAAACCAAGGATCAAGTCGTCGCCGACGCTCGCGCCTTTGCCGAGTCCAATGGCATGTCCGAGCATGTTGACCTCTTCGGCCGAGCAGCTCTCATCGCCCGTGACCCCGACAACTTCGAATCCCATGACCTTCTCGACGACGAACGCGCTGCTCTCATCTATGAGAGAGACCACAAGTGGCATGGGTCTAAGATGCTGTGGTACTCAATTGGTCTTTGTGCCGTGGGTGCTGCTACGCAGGGATGGGATCAGACAGGTGCCAATGGCGCTAATCTTTCATTCCCCAAGGAGTTTGGCATTGATGGCAAGGGACGCGATGAGTGGATTGTTGGTatcatcaactccatcatcttcctgaCTGCTGGTCTGAT CGGTGCCTTTATCGTCGATCCTCTCAACCACTACTTCGGCCGACGTGGAGAGATCTTCATCACAGCCTGTTGCTTGGTTGCTACCCCCATCGCTTCAGGTTTCGCCAAGAACTGGCAAGAGCTCTTTGCCATCCGTTTCATCATGGGAATTGGTATTGGTGCCAAGAACGCTACTGTGCCTATCTATTCCGCCGAGATGGCCCCTGCTCGAATTCGAGGTGCTCTCGTCATGTTCTGGCAGCTTTGGGTCGTCATTG GTATCTTCCTCGGTTTCTGCGCCAATGTCATCGTCAAGGATATCGGAGATATCGCCTGGCGTCTGGAACTCGGCTCTGCTTTCATCCCCGCCTTCCTCCTCGCTGTCGGCATCTACTTCTGCCCCGAATCTCCTCGCTGGCTAATGAAGCACGGCCGCATCGCCGATGGATTCGTCTCCATGTCCAAGCTTCGAGCTCACCCCATCATCGGTGCTCGCGATTACTACTACTCTTACATCATCTACCACGAGGAGCTTCGCGAGAATGCTGGCGCTGGTTACTTTGCTCGTCTTTGGGACTGCTTCGCTGTTCCTAGGATTCGACGTGCCAACTACGGCGCTAGCACTGTCATGTTGGCCCAGCAGATGTGCGGTATCAACATCATCTCTTTCTACAGCTCTAGTATCTTCCGAGAGGCTGGTTACAGCCACGACGAGGCTCTGTACGCTTCTCTGGGTTACGGTGCTATCCAGGTCGTCTTCACCATTCCTACTCTCTTCCTGATTGATACCAAGGGACGACGATTCTTGACTTTGGCTACCTTCCCTTTCATGTGCATTTTCCTTCTCGCTGGTGGTCTCTCactcctcaacaacagcgaCAACCGAGCTGCTAACATTGGTCCCGTCGTTCTGTTCGTCTACCTATTCACCATCGCCTACTGTCTGGGAGAGGGACCTGTCGCCTTCCAGTATTCAGCCGAGGTCTTCCCCACCATCCAGCGAGAGCAGGGTATGGCTTGGGCTGtctgcatcaacaacacctTCGCCGGTGTTCTTGGCTTGACATTCCCTCGTATGAAGACTGTCATGACACCCACTGGAGCTTTCGGCTTCTATGCTGGACTTAACCTCATTGCCTGGGGTAtgatcttctgcttcgtTCGTGAGACGAAGCAGATGACCCTTGAGGAATTGGATC AGGTCTTCTCCGTCCCTACAAAAAGCTTCTTGTCTCATGAGACAAAGGTCTGGCTGCCATATATCTTCAAGCGCTATGTCCTTCGCAAGGACATCCCGCGTCCTCCTCCCATTATtgagaagggcgagaagACACTCGCATAA
- a CDS encoding glycosyl transferase family group 2-domain-containing protein, producing the protein MSIFSPVKVTGMPGYQRHWLIMALFFGTSFLVLWSNYTKFKLGGITFLEGTILFCTFICTFQPIVASWGAVIGLLVMAFGNAEKSVYPYFDAKGPLPELRSRTALVIFMRNEDPSSIFDRLLEMQKSLSQIGRLQHFRFVLLSDTTLPEVMCMEDEGFARIKDNIGIGTYQTPFYRRRSKNIGYKGGNMYDYAEKHSKGDEFFVPLDSDSVMSGDMLVRIVSSMEKCPQIGLLQTAFIGTPAVSAFARLMQFGSRYYLPVNYLGLSWWANDCALFWGHNAIIRTRAFQEHCKLPVLSGKPPLGGHIMSHDIVETMFMRRAGYECRLLPITTESYETFPPTLIEAMNRQNRWFQGDMQYFFLLKEPGLSLINRFQVCRILAKSLSPMAWFVMTLAFNIRSRVENPGASRVGVSVLSQWFIFRLLPKIAAFLTVVANPSEIKRYGGIFRFVTSVVLEYVITSIVSTAATVSMTLFFCGLLRGISIKWDAQNRDRLGLSWRHTFRVFWVENLIGLGIIWLIITQDTSHRLLSLAISLFLLVPITVLTASPRLSSLITRLRLFTTPDENPVSPVLSRLVAPEIITISKAKAKAMEKAL; encoded by the coding sequence ATGAGCATCTTCTCCCCTGTCAAGGTTACCGGCATGCCCGGATATCAGCGCCATTGGCTGATCATGGCACTTTTCTTTGGTACTTCATTCCTGGTTCTATGGAGCAACTACACCAAGTTCAAACTGGGTGGCATCACCTTCCTTGAGGGCACCATCTTATTCTGCACCTTCATTTGCACGTTCCAGCCCATTGTCGCTTCTTGGGGTGCCGTCATCGGCCTGTTGGTCATGGCTTTTGGCAATGCAGAAAAATCTGTCTATCCTTACTTCGACGCCAAAGGACCCCTCCCAGAACTCAGGTCCAGAACAGCCCTCGTTATCTTCATGCGCAATGAAGACCCAAGCTCAATATTCGACCGCCTCCTCGAGATGCAGAAGAGCTTGTCTCAAATAGGCCGCCTTCAACACTTCAGGTTCGTCTTGCTTAGCGATACGACCCTCCCGGAGGTGATGTGCATGGAAGACGAAGGCTTCGCGCGCATCAAAGACAATATCGGTATAGGCACTTATCAAACCCCCTTTTACCGCCGCCGCAGCAAGAACATTGGTTATAAGGGTGGAAACATGTACGACTACGCCGAAAAGCACAGCAAAGGCGACGAGTTTTTTGTTCCACTCGACTCGGATAGCGTTATGTCTGGAGACATGCTGGTTCGTATAGTATCTAGCATGGAGAAGTGCCCTCAAATCGGCCTACTCCAAACTGCGTTTATTGGCACGCCAGCAGTGAGTGCTTTTGCACGTCTCATGCAATTCGGCAGCCGCTATTACCTACCCGTTAACTACCTCGGCCTTAGCTGGTGGGCCAACGACTGTGCGCTTTTCTGGGGTCATAATGCAATTATCCGCACCAGGGCTTTCCAGGAGCATTGTAAGCTGCCGGTTCTCTCGGGAAAACCTCCCCTTGGGGGGCACATTATGAGCCACGATATCGTAGAAACCATGTTCATGCGCCGCGCTGGCTACGAGTGCCGGCTACTGCCGATTACAACCGAGAGTTACGAAACGTTTCCGCCGACTTTGATTGAAGCCATGAATAGGCAGAACCGATGGTTCCAGGGAGACATGCAATATTTTTTCCTGCTCAAGGAGCCAGGGCTCAGCCTCATTAATCGCTTCCAGGTGTGTCGGATCCTTGCCAAATCTCTGAGCCCGATGGCTTGGTTTGTCATGACTTTGGCTTTCAATATTAGATCGCGAGTAGAAAACCCTGGCGCCTCCAGAGTCGGCGTCAGCGTTCTCTCGCAATGGTTCATTTTCAGACTCTTGCCCAAAATTGCCGCTTTCCTCACTGTTGTGGCAAATCCGTCCGAAATCAAGCGCTATGGTGGCATCTTCCGCTTTGTCACCTCCGTCGTCCTAGAGTATGTCATCACGTCAATTGTCTCAACGGCGGCTACTGTCAGCATGACACTGTTTTTCTGCGGCTTGCTTCGGGGCATATCTATCAAATGGGACGCCCAGAATCGCGATCGACTTGGCCTCAGCTGGCGCCATACATTTCGAGTCTTCTGGGTGGAAAACCTGATCGGCCTCGGAATTATCTGGCTAATAATTACCCAAGATACATCACATAGGCTTCTTTCCTTGGCCATCAGCCTCTTTCTTCTAGTTCCCATTACTGTACTTACCGCGTCGCCACGTCTGAGTTCTCTTATCACCCGCCTGCGCCTATTCACAACCCCTGACGAGAATCCAGTATCGCCAGTGCTATCTAGACTAGTGGCACCGGAAATTATTACTATATCTAAGGCTAAGGCAAAGGCAATGGAAAAAGCTTTATGA